The genomic DNA CCTTCGGATGAGCTGCTTGCGCAGGCGCTGGCCGAGGTCGGCGCATGAGGACGACGTTCATCGAGAGCCTGTCGCAGGTGGCCAGCGAAAACCCCGACATCTGGCTGCTCTGCGGCGATCTCGGCTATTCCGTGCTCGAGCCATTCGCGGCGAAGTTTCCCGATCGCTATCTCAATGTCGGCGTTGCCGAGCAGAACATGGCGGGGATCGCCGCCGGCATCGCGCTGTCGGGCAAGACGGTCTTCATCTACTCGATCGGCAATTTCCCGACGTTGCGCTGCCTCGAGCAACTCCGCAACGACGTCTGCTACCACGGTGCCGACGTCAAGATCGTGGCGGTGGGAGCCGGCTATGCCTATGGCAGCCAGGGTTATACCCACCACGCGCTGGAAGATGCGGGGATCATGTCGATGCTGCCGGGCATCGAGGTGTTCGTGCCCTGCGATCCCATGGAGGTGCGCGCGGCAACGAAACTGATTGCAGGAAGTGGCAAGCCGTCTTACCTGCGGCTCAGCCGTCAGGGGGAGCCATATCTCGGCGTCGCCGTAACCGACCTGCGTAAGCCCAGGGTTTTGCGTGACGGACGGGACATCGTCATCCTCGCGTCCGGGCCGATCGCCTCCCGCGCGCTGGAGGCTGCCGACGAGCTGGTCAGGCGCGGCAAGGACACAGGTGTCGTCAGCGTCTCCTGCCTGAAGCCGCTCGACGAGGCGGCGATCCGCGAGGCCGTGCGCGACGCCTCGCTGATCGTGACGCTGGAAGAGCACATCCTGCGCGGCGGCCTGTTCAGCTTGGCGGCGAGCGCGTTCGCCGGCGACGCGGTCCGGCCGCCGATGATCGGCATCGGCATTCCCGAGCAATCCGGAAAGATCTCGCAGGCGGGATCGCGGGAGGCGCTGCTCGATGCCGCGGGTCTCTCGGCTCAGGCGATCGTCGCCCGGATCGAGCAATCGTTTGCGAGACGCTGAGGTCGCCTGCGCGTCAGGCGCCCGATGGCGGCGTGGAATCGAAATTGACGCGCTCGCGCTCGAACACGACGGGCTTCTCGCGCACCTGTCCGTAGATCGCGAGGACGTACTCTCCGATCATGCCCATGAAGAACAGCTGCACGCCGCCGAAAAAGAACATGGCGACGATCAACGTGATGATGCCGGGTTCGGCGAGTTGCCGGTACAGGACGAGGCCAATCACGAAATTGACGAGAGCGTAGCCGATGCTCAGGGCCGAGATCAGAAAGCCCGCGAACAGGCCGAAGCGGACCGGCGCCGTGGTGAAGGACACCAGCCCGTTGAGGCCCTGGTCGATCAGCGCGCTGGCGCGGTTCTTCGAAAAGCCCTTCTTACGCTCGCGCCAGGTGTAGGGCACGCCGACCATGCGGCCACCGCACTCGAATGTCATCATTCGCATGAAGGGATAGGCGTCGCGGACATGACGCATCGCCTCGACGACGCGCCTGTCGACGAATTGGAAGTCGCCGACGCCCGGAGGCACCTTGAGCTCGGAGAACCTGGTCAGCACGCGGTAATAGGCCTTGCGCAGCCCGCGCATCAGCCGACCTTCCTCCCGAACCGCGCGGATGCCGTAGACGATCTCGTTGCCGGCCTCCCACAGCTTGACGAACTGGGGCAGCAATTCGGGCGGATCTTGCAGGTCGGCCGGCATGAACAGCAGAACGGCGTCCCCGCTGCTAGCCATCACCCCGTTATAGGTGTTGCGCAGCGGCCCGAAATTGCGCGCGTTGACGATGATTTTCACCGCGGAATCCTGCGCCGCGATCCCACGCAGGATCTCGACCGTGCGGTCGTCGGAATCGTTGTCGCAGAAAATGTGCTCGCGCCTATATCCGTGTAGATTGTTCTTGAATACGTCGCGGATTGCCTCGTAGCAATCTTTGACGTTGAGTTCCTCATTATAACAAGGCGTTACAATGCTTATCGTCTTCAATGCGAGACCCAGAGAGCTGCGTGATAGGCAATGATCCAGCCCAAAAGGGCTCCGACTCGCGTACAGACAAGCCTCGATCCGACTAGATCATCGTGGCAATCGATATGCAAGCGTCGCCGCGCTTGAGAAGCCGCGGAGCGATGGAGGGATCATTGTCCACCGCAGCGCTGGAACCTAGCGATAATAACGAACTAAATGAGCAGAGATCTGAACATGCGACCAGAACAAATCTGGAGCGGTGCAGCACGGCCGCAACGGGGCCGCACCTTCAGTTGGCCCGCAATCGTTTTCAGGAAATCAGCGCGGGAACGGCAAAACAGGCTTCTCAGTACTTGGCCGGCCTTCCGGATCGATGCTCAGGCCTCTATTCGGGGTCGCCTCGGTGTAGCTTTCAGTAATTCGCTGATATACGTAACCGGTGGCGCGGCCTGGGCTGATATGAATCACACCTACGTGCTCGCGAACGCTCTGTTGAGACGGTCTCCACCACCCGTACCGGCTGGACGGGCGGCGCAGGCTTGGAATACGGCTTCACCCCATGGAATACCGGTTCATGCTCGTACGAGAAGCCGGGGAACGCGACGGTCGAGTTGTTCCGGAAGGTGCCGAAACCGGTGTAGCGATATTCAACACGGGCCGACCAGTTGGCTTTTGAGCTGCTAATTGATTGCGTCTTTTTGTTTTTCTGGTAGCGAGCAGTCCCGACGGCAAAGCAAATGATTTTGAGCACGCATGCAATCGTCGGTGGCGCGATCGCCAGCCTATTTCCGTTTCACCCAGCGGCCGCGGCATTCGCTGGTTTCGCTAGCCATTTTGTAATTGATGCAATCCCGCACTGGGACTATCCCCTTCGCTCGATAAGTCTGGGCAAAGGTGCTACCAATCGTCGCCTGTCCTTTAGCACCGCGACGCTGACGGATTTCGCAATCATCGGCTTTGATGCATGTGCTGGACTCGGCCTTGCCCTTTGGATTTTTGCAGCGGAAGAATCATTTTGGACGGTTGTGATCGGTGCATTCGCGGCGATGTTGCCAGACGCATTGCAGTTTCTGCACACGCTCTACCCGCGCGGCTTACTTCATGCTCTCCAACGCTTTCATTGGTGGATACACTCTAAGCGCGCGTTGAAGGGATTGTTTGGCGTGGGTTCGCAACTTGCCTTTGCTGGAATGATTGCTGCACTTGCGAGAAGCTTCCATTGAATCCAGCGAGAACTGGCAGTCGCGGTACCCAACGAAGAGTTCAGGTTCCCTCAGATTTTAGCGGACGACGCTTTGTTTACCTTTCAGATCCCGGTCAAAGTAGACCGGTCTGCTCGATCCTTAGTGAGACTGCGAACTCATCAGGCAGAAGCGCGCTGGCTGTCTCGACAGCGATGCGCGGTGGGAGTCCTCGGCATGTCATTGAGGAAGGGCGAAGTAAGACCACCTCATTCCTCTGACCAGCTTATTATCCGTTTAGTTGCGAGACCGAGAAATTGATGTCGAGGCGTCGGAA from Bradyrhizobium sp. CCBAU 53351 includes the following:
- a CDS encoding transketolase family protein, coding for MRTTFIESLSQVASENPDIWLLCGDLGYSVLEPFAAKFPDRYLNVGVAEQNMAGIAAGIALSGKTVFIYSIGNFPTLRCLEQLRNDVCYHGADVKIVAVGAGYAYGSQGYTHHALEDAGIMSMLPGIEVFVPCDPMEVRAATKLIAGSGKPSYLRLSRQGEPYLGVAVTDLRKPRVLRDGRDIVILASGPIASRALEAADELVRRGKDTGVVSVSCLKPLDEAAIREAVRDASLIVTLEEHILRGGLFSLAASAFAGDAVRPPMIGIGIPEQSGKISQAGSREALLDAAGLSAQAIVARIEQSFARR
- a CDS encoding glycosyltransferase family 2 protein, coding for MKTISIVTPCYNEELNVKDCYEAIRDVFKNNLHGYRREHIFCDNDSDDRTVEILRGIAAQDSAVKIIVNARNFGPLRNTYNGVMASSGDAVLLFMPADLQDPPELLPQFVKLWEAGNEIVYGIRAVREEGRLMRGLRKAYYRVLTRFSELKVPPGVGDFQFVDRRVVEAMRHVRDAYPFMRMMTFECGGRMVGVPYTWRERKKGFSKNRASALIDQGLNGLVSFTTAPVRFGLFAGFLISALSIGYALVNFVIGLVLYRQLAEPGIITLIVAMFFFGGVQLFFMGMIGEYVLAIYGQVREKPVVFERERVNFDSTPPSGA